In one window of Streptomyces griseus subsp. griseus DNA:
- a CDS encoding ABC transporter ATP-binding protein, with protein MTPEQTAAPGTTLPVADARRTRAEILRRLAARRRRLGAALLTLLGGTAATLATPPVLGGIVDAVADGAGRSRVLALGAALVAATAVGAALAYAGGRMLVALVQEVLAELREDVFETAVHLPVNTLESGGSSDVVSRVTRDVEAVSEAASDVLPEVTNAGFTIGLSLVGLAVLDLRLALAGLVCLPVHVYATRQFLRRSHRVYGDIRRLESARGQSVIEAVRGAGSIVAYRTQDQHLGDLADRSTRAIERQRDGVKLRNRFTGLLNAAEFLGLAAVLVTGFRLFGSGAVTLGAATAAALYFHRLFGPVGALLGSLDDIQRATVGLSRLVGITDLEGRPVRPGSEARGSGRPDIDVKGVSYAYDGTRPALREVSLHVPAGTSLALVGASGSGKSTLARLVAGIGTPDRGSVTVGGAEGPDAPARYLVTQEVHLFGGTLADNLRLARPDASDGRLRHALREAGADWALELADGLDTVLGPGGALLDDGSVQHLALARVLLADPPVVVLDEATAESGPRTRALLQGALARVTEGRTSVVVAHRLEQARLADRVVVLRDGGVAEQGTHGELLAAGGGYAALWAAYQRAGQGGGAPVGP; from the coding sequence GTGACACCCGAGCAGACCGCTGCGCCCGGTACCACTCTCCCCGTCGCCGACGCCCGCCGGACCCGCGCGGAGATCCTGCGCCGCCTCGCCGCGCGCCGCCGCCGGCTCGGGGCGGCCCTCCTCACCCTGCTCGGCGGTACCGCGGCCACGCTCGCCACTCCGCCGGTGCTCGGCGGGATCGTGGACGCCGTCGCCGACGGGGCCGGGCGGAGCCGGGTCCTGGCCCTCGGCGCCGCCCTGGTGGCCGCCACCGCCGTCGGGGCAGCCCTCGCCTACGCCGGCGGCCGGATGCTGGTGGCGCTCGTGCAGGAGGTGCTGGCGGAGCTGCGCGAGGACGTCTTCGAGACGGCCGTCCATCTCCCGGTCAACACCCTGGAGAGCGGCGGGAGCTCCGATGTCGTCTCGCGGGTCACCCGCGACGTGGAGGCGGTCTCGGAAGCCGCGTCCGACGTGCTCCCCGAGGTGACGAACGCGGGCTTCACCATCGGTCTGAGCCTGGTGGGACTCGCCGTCCTCGACCTCCGCCTCGCACTCGCCGGGCTCGTCTGCCTGCCCGTCCACGTCTACGCCACCCGGCAGTTCCTCCGCCGCTCGCACCGCGTGTACGGGGACATCCGGAGGCTGGAGTCGGCGCGCGGGCAGTCGGTCATCGAGGCGGTACGGGGAGCCGGGTCCATCGTCGCGTACCGCACCCAGGACCAGCACCTCGGCGACCTGGCCGACCGCAGCACCCGGGCGATCGAGAGGCAGCGGGACGGGGTGAAGCTGCGCAACCGGTTCACGGGGCTGCTCAACGCGGCGGAGTTCCTCGGTCTCGCCGCAGTCCTGGTGACGGGCTTCCGGCTCTTCGGCTCGGGGGCCGTCACCCTCGGCGCCGCCACCGCCGCCGCCCTCTACTTCCACCGGCTCTTCGGCCCGGTCGGGGCGCTCCTGGGCAGCCTGGACGACATCCAGCGGGCCACGGTGGGGCTGTCGCGCCTGGTCGGGATCACCGACCTGGAGGGCCGCCCCGTACGCCCCGGGAGCGAGGCGCGGGGGTCCGGGCGCCCGGACATCGACGTCAAGGGCGTCTCGTACGCGTACGACGGCACCCGCCCCGCCCTGCGCGAGGTCTCGTTGCACGTCCCGGCCGGCACCAGCCTCGCGCTCGTCGGTGCCAGCGGCTCGGGCAAGTCCACGCTGGCCCGGCTCGTCGCGGGCATCGGCACCCCGGACCGGGGCAGCGTCACGGTGGGAGGCGCGGAGGGTCCCGACGCGCCGGCCCGCTATCTGGTCACCCAGGAGGTCCACCTGTTCGGGGGCACCCTGGCCGACAACCTGCGGCTGGCCCGCCCCGACGCCAGCGACGGGCGGCTCCGTCACGCCCTGCGCGAGGCCGGGGCCGACTGGGCGCTGGAGCTGGCGGACGGGCTGGACACCGTCCTCGGCCCGGGCGGCGCCCTCCTCGACGACGGGTCCGTGCAGCACCTGGCGCTGGCGCGGGTCCTGCTGGCCGACCCGCCCGTCGTCGTCCTGGACGAGGCCACCGCCGAATCGGGTCCGCGGACCCGCGCCCTCCTCCAGGGCGCCCTGGCCCGGGTCACCGAGGGCCGGACCTCCGTGGTGGTCGCGCACCGGCTGGAGCAGGCGCGTCTGGCCGACCGGGTCGTGGTCCTGCGGGACGGCGGGGTGGCGGAGCAGGGCACGCACGGTGAGCTGCTGGCCGCCGGGGGCGGGTACGCGGCGCTCTGGGCGGCCTACCAGCGGGCCGGGCAGGGCGGCGGGGCTCCGGTCGGCCCGTGA
- a CDS encoding ABC transporter transmembrane domain-containing protein, with amino-acid sequence MTHAGQPAEGSVAALFRVALLRDGRGLRIGLTTVAFMVHQLCEALVPVLIGVVIDRAMAPADRAALLWWLAALGGVFVVLSLSYQRASSSMVTVYGYGEHELRQRAMARLLDPLSLRRRPGSGEALSLVSSDTYRVAGVSWSVVQQASTLTAILTASVALLLISVPLGVGVIAGTVLMLVVMRRVSMPLEARGLAEQGSAARASEVATDLITGIRVVAGMNARAEAARRYRTASDTSRRGAVAASRSVLAYSGLSLLLSGVFLAALATASGCLALDGHITIGQLVTVLGLAQFLQGALAHVGTFASNWIHKRASARRLGELIGEPPLIEPLSTDGAPEPGSRTLRWHPPGHGEPLDLRPGTLVGVVPQHPAHARALSDRLGYRVPLPRGELLIGGVDAVDLGPDRVRARVLAPPHHGAVFSGTLHANLVPRGGTVDPAVTAAAMVDDVREQVGGDLAEVGEHGRRLSGGQRQRLLLARALHTDADLVVLDEPATAVDPVTEQRIAEGLRSLSSTILLITAGPILLSACDRVVRLGEPGGDGHASDEDGHEPNGLPR; translated from the coding sequence ATGACCCACGCGGGACAGCCGGCAGAAGGCTCCGTCGCGGCCCTCTTCCGGGTGGCGCTGCTGCGCGACGGGCGGGGCCTGCGGATCGGCCTGACCACCGTGGCGTTCATGGTCCACCAGCTGTGCGAGGCGCTGGTGCCCGTCCTCATCGGCGTCGTCATCGACCGGGCGATGGCGCCGGCGGACCGGGCCGCACTGCTCTGGTGGCTCGCCGCGCTCGGCGGGGTGTTCGTCGTGCTGTCGCTGTCGTACCAGCGCGCGTCGTCGTCAATGGTCACGGTGTACGGCTACGGGGAGCACGAGCTCCGGCAGCGCGCGATGGCCCGGCTGCTGGACCCGCTGTCGCTGCGTCGCCGCCCCGGCTCCGGCGAGGCGCTCTCGCTGGTCTCCTCCGACACGTACCGGGTGGCGGGGGTCTCGTGGAGCGTGGTCCAGCAGGCGTCCACCCTCACCGCGATCCTCACGGCGTCGGTCGCCCTGCTGCTGATCTCCGTGCCGCTGGGCGTGGGCGTCATCGCGGGGACCGTCCTCATGCTGGTCGTCATGCGGCGGGTCTCGATGCCGCTGGAGGCGCGGGGGCTGGCCGAGCAGGGGTCGGCGGCGCGGGCCAGTGAGGTGGCCACCGATCTGATCACGGGGATACGGGTGGTGGCGGGGATGAACGCCCGGGCGGAGGCCGCCCGCCGCTACCGGACCGCGAGCGACACCTCGCGGCGCGGTGCCGTCGCCGCCTCGCGGTCGGTCCTGGCGTACAGCGGTCTCAGTCTGCTGCTGTCGGGGGTGTTCCTCGCGGCGCTGGCGACAGCGTCCGGCTGCCTGGCGCTGGACGGGCACATCACCATCGGCCAGCTGGTCACGGTGCTGGGGCTCGCCCAGTTCCTCCAGGGCGCTCTCGCCCATGTCGGCACCTTCGCCTCGAACTGGATCCACAAGCGGGCATCCGCCCGCCGCCTCGGCGAACTGATCGGTGAACCGCCCCTGATAGAACCGCTGTCCACCGACGGCGCTCCCGAACCCGGCTCCCGCACGCTCCGCTGGCACCCGCCCGGCCACGGCGAGCCGCTGGACCTGCGCCCCGGCACCCTCGTCGGCGTCGTCCCCCAGCACCCCGCCCACGCCCGCGCGCTCAGCGACCGGCTCGGCTACCGGGTCCCCCTGCCCCGCGGCGAACTCCTCATCGGCGGGGTGGACGCCGTCGACCTGGGTCCGGACCGGGTGCGCGCCCGGGTCCTCGCCCCGCCGCACCACGGCGCCGTCTTCTCCGGCACCCTGCACGCCAACCTGGTCCCCCGGGGCGGCACGGTGGACCCGGCCGTCACGGCGGCGGCGATGGTCGACGACGTACGCGAGCAGGTCGGGGGCGACCTGGCCGAGGTCGGCGAGCACGGCCGCAGACTCTCCGGTGGCCAGCGGCAACGGCTCCTGCTGGCACGGGCGTTGCACACCGACGCGGACCTCGTCGTCCTCGACGAGCCCGCAACCGCCGTCGACCCGGTGACGGAACAGCGCATCGCGGAGGGGCTGCGTTCCCTGTCGTCCACCATCCTCCTGATCACCGCCGGCCCGATCCTGCTCTCCGCCTGCGACCGGGTGGTCCGACTCGGCGAACCCGGCGGCGACGGACACGCAAGCGACGAGGACGGCCACGAACCGAACGGACTCCCCCGGTGA
- a CDS encoding amidohydrolase family protein — translation MTHRRPRPSEEILMHSESATVFRNVRPYGAERTEDLTVVDGVFTDSPAPSGARVVDGEGRIALPTLVDAHIHPDKTAWGEPWVTRNPASSIAGYTAEDVKLHHALRTPLKERAQRLMGHAVTRGTRAMRAHVDVAPAFGLAGVEGVGAARRALRHALDVEIVAFPQHGVVRTPGTGELLEEAVRTGAVDRVGGIDPIGFDEALDEQLDVVFSIADRHGVGVDIHLHERAGTGLESLRAIIARTRALSLQGKVTVSHVFCVPGLPERELDALAAGLAEAGISLTTVAPSSDLVLPIERLREHGVQVGLGSDGVRDSWSPFGDADMLHRAHLLARVQDARLDQELEAAFRAGADDGARLLGLARADLRPGSPADFLLVRGECLPQVVVDLPRRELVVRGGRIVARDGEFVGG, via the coding sequence GTGACACACCGCCGGCCCCGACCATCTGAGGAGATCCTGATGCACAGCGAGTCGGCCACGGTCTTCAGGAACGTACGGCCCTACGGAGCGGAGAGGACGGAGGACCTCACGGTCGTCGACGGAGTCTTCACGGACTCCCCCGCGCCGAGCGGTGCCCGGGTCGTCGACGGCGAGGGTCGGATCGCCCTGCCGACACTGGTGGACGCCCACATCCACCCGGACAAGACGGCGTGGGGCGAGCCATGGGTGACCCGTAACCCGGCGAGCTCCATCGCCGGGTACACCGCCGAGGACGTCAAGCTCCACCACGCCCTCCGTACGCCCCTGAAGGAGCGCGCCCAGCGCCTCATGGGCCACGCCGTCACCCGGGGCACCCGGGCGATGCGAGCGCATGTCGATGTCGCACCGGCCTTCGGCCTGGCCGGCGTCGAGGGGGTCGGGGCGGCCCGCCGGGCCCTGCGGCACGCGCTCGACGTGGAGATCGTGGCCTTCCCCCAGCACGGAGTCGTCCGCACCCCCGGCACCGGGGAGCTGCTGGAGGAGGCCGTGCGGACCGGGGCGGTCGACCGGGTCGGCGGCATCGACCCGATCGGCTTCGACGAGGCGCTGGACGAGCAGCTCGACGTCGTCTTCTCCATCGCCGACCGTCATGGCGTGGGCGTCGACATCCATCTCCACGAGCGGGCGGGGACGGGTCTGGAGTCCCTGCGGGCGATCATCGCCCGCACCCGCGCGCTCTCCCTCCAGGGCAAGGTGACCGTCAGCCATGTGTTCTGCGTCCCGGGGCTGCCGGAGCGCGAACTCGACGCACTGGCGGCCGGGCTGGCGGAGGCGGGGATCTCACTGACGACGGTGGCGCCCTCCTCGGACCTGGTGCTGCCCATCGAGCGGCTGCGTGAGCACGGGGTGCAGGTGGGTCTGGGCTCGGACGGTGTGCGGGATTCGTGGAGCCCGTTCGGCGACGCGGACATGCTGCACCGCGCCCATCTGCTGGCCCGGGTCCAGGACGCGCGCCTGGACCAGGAGCTGGAGGCGGCCTTCCGCGCGGGCGCCGACGACGGGGCGCGGCTCCTCGGCCTGGCGCGGGCGGACCTGAGGCCCGGTTCGCCGGCCGACTTCCTGCTCGTACGGGGCGAGTGCCTGCCCCAGGTCGTGGTCGACCTGCCGCGGCGGGAGCTGGTGGTGCGGGGTGGGCGGATCGTCGCCAGGGACGGGGAGTTCGTCGGGGGCTGA
- a CDS encoding FecCD family ABC transporter permease, whose product MTMTTATASPPAPGQAGPDPRATAGPVRRRHRHRPLILLAALALLCVTAVLSVMVGARSIAPGTVWDALLHFDNSDEHVMVRELRVPRTVIGLVTGTALGLSGALIQAFTRNPLADPGILGVNAGASLAVTFAVAVLGFTAASQFIWFALGGAFGLTVLVYTLGSIGADRGTPVKLTLAGVAFTAVCGGFTSAMVLKSTATFDVMRFWGVGSIGGRSLDILPIALPLIGAGLVLGLLSAGSLNALALGDDLAQSLGTRLALTRVILILAVTLLAGTAVAVAGPISFVGLMVPHIVRWFVGPDQRWILPVTVVAAPAFLLAADVVGRIVLPSGELRVGLVTALVGAPVLIALVRRRKVSAL is encoded by the coding sequence ATGACGATGACCACCGCCACCGCATCACCCCCGGCCCCGGGCCAGGCCGGACCGGACCCGCGCGCGACCGCGGGTCCGGTCCGCCGGCGCCACCGGCACCGCCCGCTGATCCTGCTGGCCGCCCTCGCCCTGCTGTGCGTGACGGCCGTCCTCAGCGTGATGGTCGGCGCCCGGTCCATCGCGCCGGGCACGGTCTGGGACGCGCTGCTGCACTTCGACAACTCCGACGAGCACGTGATGGTCCGCGAACTGCGGGTGCCGCGCACGGTGATCGGACTCGTCACCGGTACGGCGCTGGGCCTGAGCGGGGCGCTGATCCAGGCGTTCACCCGTAACCCCCTGGCCGATCCCGGCATCCTCGGCGTCAACGCGGGCGCGAGCCTGGCGGTGACGTTCGCGGTGGCGGTGCTCGGATTCACCGCGGCGAGCCAGTTCATCTGGTTCGCGCTGGGGGGCGCCTTCGGACTCACCGTGCTCGTCTACACCCTGGGGTCGATCGGCGCGGACCGGGGAACGCCGGTCAAGCTCACCCTGGCCGGTGTCGCGTTCACCGCCGTGTGCGGCGGCTTCACCTCCGCCATGGTCCTCAAGTCCACGGCCACCTTCGACGTCATGCGGTTCTGGGGTGTCGGCTCCATCGGCGGCCGTTCGCTGGACATCCTCCCGATCGCGCTGCCGCTCATCGGGGCCGGTCTCGTGCTGGGGCTGCTCAGCGCCGGCTCCCTCAACGCGCTCGCCCTGGGCGACGACCTCGCCCAGTCCCTGGGGACGCGCCTGGCGCTCACCCGGGTGATCCTGATCCTCGCCGTCACCCTGCTGGCCGGGACCGCCGTCGCCGTCGCCGGTCCCATCTCGTTCGTGGGGCTGATGGTGCCGCACATCGTGCGCTGGTTCGTGGGGCCCGACCAGCGGTGGATCCTGCCCGTCACGGTCGTCGCCGCCCCCGCGTTCCTGCTCGCCGCCGACGTCGTCGGCCGGATCGTCCTGCCGTCCGGGGAGCTGCGGGTCGGCCTGGTCACCGCGCTTGTCGGCGCGCCCGTCCTCATCGCGCTGGTCCGGCGCCGGAAGGTGAGCGCCCTGTGA
- a CDS encoding FecCD family ABC transporter permease has protein sequence MTAQPLAGRPDFKQATWALRRGGASLRLERRSVLVCGALLLVVAALGVLTLALGSIQLTPAQVLAALFDPDAEPRTRLVVVWRLPRLLFAVVCGAALAVSGALFQSLTKNPLGSPDVIGFASGSYAGASVVMLVLGTANYLAVATGSLIGGAATALLVYVLAYRGGVRPFRLIIVGIAVGAFLSSLTSMLLLAVSPEKAMLVATWGAGSLSGLGFEQLRVTAVVFAALLICSVGVVRPLVHLEMGDDTALALGVNAQRVRLAATVTGVALTALVTAAVGPIAFISLAAPQIAQRLTRSSTTLRIAPAALTGAAVLVAADFIAQRVDLPVGVVTVCVGGAYLAWLLARQYKGGHR, from the coding sequence GTGACCGCTCAACCCCTCGCCGGAAGGCCCGACTTCAAGCAGGCCACCTGGGCGTTGCGCCGGGGCGGGGCCTCGCTGCGCCTGGAGCGGCGGTCCGTGCTCGTCTGCGGCGCCCTTCTCCTGGTCGTGGCGGCCCTGGGTGTGCTCACCCTCGCCCTCGGCTCCATCCAGCTCACCCCGGCCCAGGTGCTCGCCGCGCTCTTCGACCCGGACGCCGAGCCCCGTACGCGACTGGTCGTCGTCTGGCGGCTGCCCAGGCTGCTGTTCGCGGTGGTCTGCGGAGCGGCCCTCGCGGTCAGCGGGGCGCTCTTCCAGTCCCTCACGAAGAACCCGCTGGGCTCCCCGGACGTGATCGGCTTCGCCTCCGGTTCGTACGCGGGTGCCAGTGTGGTCATGCTCGTGCTCGGCACCGCCAACTACCTGGCCGTCGCCACGGGTTCGCTGATCGGCGGGGCCGCGACCGCGCTCCTGGTGTATGTGCTCGCCTACCGGGGCGGTGTGCGGCCCTTCCGGCTGATCATCGTCGGTATCGCCGTCGGCGCGTTCCTCTCCTCCCTCACCTCCATGCTGCTGCTCGCCGTCAGCCCGGAGAAGGCGATGCTGGTGGCCACCTGGGGCGCGGGCTCCCTCAGCGGGCTCGGTTTCGAACAACTGCGGGTGACGGCGGTCGTGTTCGCCGCCCTGCTGATCTGCTCGGTCGGTGTGGTGCGGCCCCTGGTCCACCTGGAGATGGGGGACGACACCGCTCTGGCGCTCGGGGTGAACGCCCAGCGCGTACGGCTCGCCGCCACGGTGACCGGGGTGGCGCTCACCGCGCTGGTGACGGCGGCCGTCGGGCCGATCGCGTTCATCTCCCTCGCCGCACCGCAGATCGCCCAGCGGCTGACCCGGAGCTCCACCACGCTACGGATCGCCCCGGCGGCGCTCACCGGCGCGGCGGTCCTGGTAGCGGCCGATTTCATCGCCCAGCGGGTGGACCTGCCCGTGGGTGTCGTCACGGTGTGCGTCGGCGGGGCCTATCTGGCCTGGCTGCTGGCTCGCCAGTACAAGGGGGGCCACCGATGA
- a CDS encoding iron-siderophore ABC transporter substrate-binding protein, with product MSPSIPAGRRTGPLARVLALAIGAVLVLGGCGSGGSGKIPAEAKADGASSSFPVDIEHAHGTTTIKAKPKRVVALSWMSLDVVAALGTVPVGVDEQWGGDKDGYTPWFRTQVEKLGGPLPETLKYGDAGEIDFEQILSLEPDLIVGLYSGISDVDYKRLAEIAPTLPYLKKPWDGGTWQEMTRTIGKAMGEEKKAEDLVEDVGGQLAAVAVDHPEFKDRTFTYAVALTPGSTEVGLYLDYDARVRLLTEIGFRNTPSMSAIAATAKGTNWYGGVSLEKLDTVEADVVVAWANAPAEVTYSLKDPLFSRWKPIAGKHYAFVQDPQLAMATSGPTVLSIPWGLERYVPMLADAVAGKGSTGAGS from the coding sequence GTGTCCCCATCCATTCCGGCCGGACGCCGGACGGGCCCGCTGGCCCGTGTCCTGGCGCTCGCCATCGGCGCCGTACTCGTCCTGGGAGGCTGCGGCAGCGGTGGGTCCGGGAAGATTCCGGCCGAGGCGAAGGCCGACGGCGCCTCCAGCAGCTTCCCCGTGGACATCGAGCACGCCCACGGCACCACGACCATCAAGGCGAAGCCCAAGCGCGTCGTCGCGCTCAGCTGGATGTCGCTGGACGTGGTCGCCGCGCTCGGCACCGTACCGGTCGGCGTGGACGAGCAGTGGGGCGGCGACAAGGACGGGTACACCCCCTGGTTCCGCACCCAGGTCGAGAAGCTCGGCGGGCCCCTCCCCGAGACGCTGAAGTACGGTGACGCGGGCGAGATCGACTTCGAGCAGATCCTCTCCCTCGAACCGGACCTCATCGTCGGCCTGTACTCCGGCATCTCGGACGTCGACTACAAGCGCCTCGCCGAGATCGCCCCCACGCTCCCCTATCTCAAGAAGCCCTGGGACGGCGGGACCTGGCAGGAGATGACCCGCACCATCGGCAAGGCCATGGGCGAGGAGAAGAAGGCCGAGGACCTGGTCGAGGACGTCGGCGGTCAGCTGGCCGCGGTCGCCGTGGACCACCCGGAGTTCAAGGACAGGACGTTCACCTACGCGGTCGCCCTCACCCCAGGGTCGACGGAGGTCGGCCTCTATCTCGACTACGATGCCCGGGTGCGGCTGCTGACGGAGATCGGCTTCCGGAACACCCCGTCGATGAGCGCGATCGCCGCCACCGCGAAGGGCACCAACTGGTACGGCGGCGTCAGCCTGGAGAAGCTGGACACCGTCGAGGCCGATGTGGTCGTGGCCTGGGCGAACGCCCCCGCCGAGGTCACGTACTCGCTCAAGGACCCGCTCTTCTCCCGCTGGAAGCCGATCGCCGGCAAGCACTACGCCTTCGTCCAGGACCCGCAGCTGGCGATGGCGACGAGCGGACCGACCGTGCTCTCCATCCCGTGGGGTCTCGAACGCTATGTGCCGATGCTCGCCGACGCCGTCGCGGGCAAGGGCAGCACCGGTGCGGGCTCCTGA
- a CDS encoding helix-turn-helix domain-containing protein has protein sequence MSVSVMAPGRGRGETLSTTLLRWSEPSVGGPVVETPYLLTTAVLDSPVPAGSSAGGVHTHDDALLVWPHVGSTTLHTRNTVRRLVPGQGVWMPPGTPHASHPDPGSVSCYTYVTRAAIPPHWTSPRSLRVGRALQEMLLHLDAHAMPDDRRLRAQRLIIEMLEEDPHAAMEVPVPEDPRIRAMAEDLMRDPESDLSLEEWAARHALSVRTVTRAFGRDVGMPFTRWRALVRMSAATALLAQGRPVNLVAHRCGYSTTSAFSAAFRRVTGTSPTAYLREQSALAPAGH, from the coding sequence ATGTCGGTTTCGGTGATGGCCCCCGGTCGTGGGCGGGGAGAGACGCTCTCGACGACCCTGCTCCGCTGGTCCGAGCCGTCGGTCGGCGGGCCCGTGGTGGAGACGCCGTACCTGCTCACCACTGCGGTCCTCGACAGCCCGGTGCCCGCCGGGTCGTCCGCCGGCGGTGTGCACACCCACGACGACGCCCTCCTGGTCTGGCCGCACGTCGGCTCGACGACCCTGCACACCCGGAACACGGTGCGCCGCCTCGTACCGGGGCAGGGGGTCTGGATGCCGCCCGGCACCCCGCACGCCTCCCACCCCGACCCGGGGAGCGTGAGCTGCTACACCTATGTGACCAGGGCGGCGATCCCGCCGCACTGGACCTCCCCGCGCTCCCTGCGGGTGGGGCGCGCGCTCCAGGAGATGCTGCTGCACCTCGATGCCCATGCGATGCCCGACGACCGGCGGCTGCGGGCCCAGCGGCTCATCATCGAGATGCTGGAGGAGGACCCGCACGCGGCGATGGAGGTCCCCGTCCCCGAGGACCCTCGGATCCGGGCCATGGCCGAGGACCTCATGCGGGACCCGGAGAGCGACCTGTCGCTGGAGGAGTGGGCGGCCCGGCACGCGCTGAGCGTGCGGACGGTCACGCGGGCGTTCGGCCGGGACGTCGGGATGCCGTTCACCCGGTGGCGGGCGCTGGTACGGATGTCCGCGGCGACGGCCCTGCTCGCCCAGGGCCGCCCGGTCAACCTGGTCGCGCACCGTTGCGGCTACTCCACGACGAGCGCGTTCTCCGCGGCCTTCCGCCGCGTGACCGGGACGAGCCCGACCGCCTATCTGCGCGAGCAGTCGGCGCTCGCGCCCGCCGGTCACTGA